In Thermoanaerobacterium xylanolyticum LX-11, the genomic window ATAGCATAGTAAACGAGCTTGTATACGGTATAAATACATTGCTTAAAGCTAATGGTGTTGATTTGTATTCTGAAGAAGCAAAAATAGACAAAGATAAAAATATACTATTTGGAGAAAATAAGATAAAGGCAAAAAACATAATAATAGCAACTGGTTCTGAGCCTCAAGAATTGCCTATTGAAGGCATAAAATCAAAGAATGTCATAAATAGCAACGATATTTTGGAGATTACATCATTGCCTGAAAGTTTGTGCATAATAGGCGGTGGAGTAATTGGCATGGAGTTTGCCTTTATAATGAACCAATTTGGAGTAAAAGTATCTATCGTTGAGATGATGCCAAGACTTCTTCCTCAACTTGATAAAGAAGTAAGCAATTTAATAAAGTCTGAGGCGCAGAAGCGTGGCATGAAGATTTACACATCTTCTAAGGTTGAAAAGATTTTAGAAGAAGAAAATGGTGGAAGCATTGTAACGATAGAAAAAGATGGTGAGACAAAATGTATATATGCTGACAAAGTGTTTATTTCCATTGGCAGAAAACTAAATACGGACGTAGGGCCAATTTCAGAGCTTTTAGAATTCGATGGAAAAGCTATAAAAGTCGACGAATACTTAAGGACGAATATTGACAATGTATACGCCATTGGCGATGTTACAAATAAAATGATGCTGGCACATGTGGCATCAGCGCAAGGAGAAGCAGCAGTTGACAATATTTTTGGAGGCAATGTTGCTCTCGATTATATGAAAATACCTGCTGCTGTATTTACAGAGCCGGAGATAGGTTATTTCGGCTATACAGAAGAAGAGGCTAAGAGCAAATTTGGAAATGTAAAAGTAGGTAAATTTTACTTTGCAGGTAATGGCCGAGCAAAAACGTACGGTGAAACAAAAGGTTTTGCTAAGATCATATCCTCCGAAGATGGAGATGTCTTAGGAGCATGGGTTGTG contains:
- the lpdA gene encoding dihydrolipoyl dehydrogenase, whose amino-acid sequence is MELEVKVPVLSDTINEGKITKWYISEGQFVKKGTCLCDISVGKMNFEVYSEYDGIISKIIFPAGSTVKSGDVISLISESEEVPQKSILNNADTIYDEVKDYDLAVIGGGPGGYVAAIKAAKKGAKVALFEKDKVGGTCLNRGCIPTKAYARVAEVYDIIKRADEFGLSVDVKSFDYKKVVERKDSIVNELVYGINTLLKANGVDLYSEEAKIDKDKNILFGENKIKAKNIIIATGSEPQELPIEGIKSKNVINSNDILEITSLPESLCIIGGGVIGMEFAFIMNQFGVKVSIVEMMPRLLPQLDKEVSNLIKSEAQKRGMKIYTSSKVEKILEEENGGSIVTIEKDGETKCIYADKVFISIGRKLNTDVGPISELLEFDGKAIKVDEYLRTNIDNVYAIGDVTNKMMLAHVASAQGEAAVDNIFGGNVALDYMKIPAAVFTEPEIGYFGYTEEEAKSKFGNVKVGKFYFAGNGRAKTYGETKGFAKIISSEDGDVLGAWVVGSDASEIAQIISTSCQSGAKADDLKKAIYTHPTRSETIMEAVKDIFKESIHKV